The Bacteroidota bacterium genome includes a region encoding these proteins:
- a CDS encoding NUDIX hydrolase, with product MTANKLPPLHSDFSVDCVIFGFDEGELKILLIDRNEPPFKKWKAIPGNLAYDTEDIDQAAERVLHELTGLRNVFLNQFYTFGSINRHPQGRVITVAYFAIIKAGTNGLHPVTDFAKKAFWWPAYDLPKLAFDHKEIAAKGIETLKNKIKIEPIGFELLPEKFTLTQLQHLYEAILEMEIDKRNFRKKILGFNLLIELKEKQKGVSHRAAKLYKFNKRRYEELKKGGFAFKI from the coding sequence ATGACCGCCAATAAATTACCCCCTCTCCATTCCGACTTCTCCGTTGATTGTGTGATCTTTGGTTTTGACGAAGGTGAGCTTAAGATCCTTCTTATCGACAGGAATGAACCTCCGTTTAAAAAATGGAAAGCGATTCCTGGAAACCTAGCCTACGATACAGAAGATATTGATCAGGCAGCCGAACGCGTTTTACATGAACTGACTGGTTTGCGCAATGTCTTTCTAAACCAATTTTACACTTTTGGGAGTATTAACAGGCATCCACAAGGCAGGGTGATAACAGTTGCTTATTTTGCAATTATCAAAGCCGGCACCAATGGACTTCATCCTGTTACCGATTTTGCAAAAAAAGCATTTTGGTGGCCGGCTTACGATTTACCCAAATTAGCGTTCGATCATAAAGAGATCGCTGCAAAAGGAATTGAAACGCTTAAAAATAAAATTAAAATTGAGCCGATCGGTTTCGAACTACTTCCCGAAAAATTCACCCTTACACAATTGCAACATTTATATGAAGCAATTTTGGAAATGGAAATTGATAAAAGAAATTTCCGGAAAAAAATCCTCGGATTTAATTTGTTGATCGAATTAAAAGAAAAACAAAAAGGCGTTTCTCATCGCGCTGCGAAACTCTATAAATTTAATAAACGCAGGTACGAGGAATTAAAGAAGGGTGGTTTTGCTTTTAAAATATAG